One part of the Acidobacteriota bacterium genome encodes these proteins:
- a CDS encoding SDR family oxidoreductase yields the protein MSELALSSLFSLDGKVALVTGGSRGIGRMMAEGLLRAGASVYLTARKSGPCERTAAALSPLGRCEALPANVATADGRAALLEAFRAREDRLHILINNAGAAWGAPYAEYPESAFDKLLDLNVKAPFLLTRDLTPLLEQAATDNDPARVIVVGSIDGIHVPQLLEAGTFAYSASKAAVHHLTKTLAVELGPRRITVNAVAPGFFESKMTAGILEAYGRNIVDACPLGRIGRLEDMAGIAIYLASAAGAYTNGAVIPVDGGTHLTRRGASAPTVTTG from the coding sequence ATGTCGGAGTTGGCTCTCTCCTCGCTCTTCTCTCTCGACGGCAAAGTAGCGCTGGTGACCGGTGGGTCCCGAGGGATCGGCCGGATGATGGCGGAAGGCCTGCTTCGCGCTGGCGCGTCGGTCTATCTCACGGCGCGAAAGTCCGGCCCGTGCGAGCGTACGGCAGCGGCGTTGTCTCCCCTCGGCCGGTGCGAAGCGCTCCCGGCGAACGTGGCCACCGCCGACGGCCGCGCCGCCCTGCTCGAAGCGTTCCGTGCACGTGAGGATCGTCTCCACATCCTGATCAACAACGCCGGCGCCGCGTGGGGCGCGCCGTACGCCGAGTATCCCGAGTCGGCGTTCGACAAGTTGCTGGATCTCAACGTGAAGGCGCCGTTTCTTTTGACCCGCGACCTGACACCTCTGCTGGAGCAGGCGGCGACGGACAACGACCCCGCCCGGGTCATCGTCGTCGGCTCCATCGACGGCATTCATGTGCCGCAACTGCTCGAAGCGGGCACGTTCGCCTACTCCGCGAGCAAGGCGGCGGTGCATCATCTGACGAAGACGCTCGCGGTCGAGCTGGGTCCTCGCCGAATCACCGTGAACGCGGTCGCCCCGGGCTTCTTCGAAAGCAAGATGACCGCGGGCATTCTGGAAGCCTACGGTCGGAACATCGTCGACGCGTGTCCACTGGGCCGGATCGGCCGGCTGGAAGACATGGCGGGGATTGCGATCTACCTCGCCTCAGCCGCCGGCGCCTATACGAACGGAGCGGTCATCCCGGTCGACGGCGGCACGCATCTCACCCGCCGTGGCGCGTCCGCGCCAACCGTGACCACCGGCTGA
- a CDS encoding carboxymuconolactone decarboxylase family protein: MPRSEWSEEVRELLDPRSEGGPVLNLYATLARHPVFYRPRAVQSAYIRLGATLTPRAREILILRIGWLCGSEYEWSQHVRVARRIGMSDDEIRRIAVGADAPGWDPLEAALIRATDELHRDDTISNRTWQELSDDYGIPELIDVVITVAGYRMVSIALNSLGIQLEPDRPRFPDVAR, from the coding sequence ATGCCGCGTAGCGAGTGGAGCGAAGAGGTGCGTGAGCTGCTCGACCCGCGAAGCGAAGGTGGTCCGGTCCTCAACTTGTATGCGACGCTGGCGCGGCATCCGGTTTTCTACCGGCCGCGCGCCGTGCAGTCGGCCTACATCCGGCTCGGCGCGACACTGACGCCGCGCGCCCGCGAGATCCTGATTCTCCGGATCGGTTGGCTCTGCGGCTCCGAGTACGAGTGGTCGCAGCACGTCCGTGTGGCGCGCCGCATCGGTATGAGCGACGACGAGATCCGGCGCATTGCGGTGGGGGCCGATGCGCCAGGCTGGGATCCACTGGAGGCGGCGCTGATCCGCGCGACGGATGAGCTGCACCGCGACGACACCATCAGTAACCGCACCTGGCAGGAGTTGTCCGATGACTACGGCATTCCCGAGTTGATCGATGTCGTGATCACGGTGGCGGGCTACCGGATGGTCTCCATTGCGCTCAACTCGCTTGGCATCCAGCTTGAGCCGGACCGGCCGCGTTTTCCTGACGTGGCGCGCTAG
- a CDS encoding YciI family protein — translation MPLFALIARDLPDLERRREIRPAHIQHMDGLEAARRVRYGGPLLNENTEVVGSLIILEAEDLEAAKETFGRDPYVTNGVFDHYDVVETRQIYPKA, via the coding sequence ATGCCGCTCTTTGCCCTGATTGCCCGTGACCTTCCTGATCTGGAACGGCGCCGGGAGATACGCCCCGCGCACATCCAACATATGGACGGTCTTGAAGCAGCCCGGCGCGTCCGGTATGGCGGACCGCTCCTGAACGAGAATACGGAAGTAGTGGGCAGCCTGATCATCCTTGAAGCGGAAGATCTCGAAGCGGCAAAGGAGACCTTCGGGCGCGATCCGTACGTGACGAACGGAGTATTCGATCACTACGATGTCGTCGAAACCCGGCAGATATATCCGAAGGCGTAA